A region of the Clostridium estertheticum subsp. estertheticum genome:
CTCTTGGAATTGATGTAGTTTTAGATGGCCACGATCATTGTTATACTAGAACAAATCAAATGTTAGGTGGAGTATCACAGAAAACTACAACAGATGCAAATGGAGCTGTTGTAAACCCTAAAGGAACACTTTATATGACATTTAACTCTGCCAGCGGAAGTAAATATTATGAGATGCAATCACCTGACCTTAATGGTACTTATGAAGCTGTTAAACAACAAATTCATGTTCCAACTATTTCACTAATGAGCGTAACAGGTAATAATTTAACAATTTCAACATATAGAACTGACACAATGGCACAAACAGATACTTACACAATAGCTAAAGCACCAACAACTAATTATGATTCAATGGCTAATGGTACTGTACTAATAGGAACAAAAGCATTTGCTTTAGATTATGCGAATGACCCATTAAATGCGCAGGAAATCAATAATGCAGTAGTAGGTGGTGGAGTAATTTATGTTAAAAATTTTTCAGGTAATTGGATAGACAATCTTACAGGATTAGCATCAATGCCAAAATAGTATTTATTTTAACCTTTTTAGAATAACTGAAAGTTACACAATGTACTTGTGTAACTTTCAGTTTTTGGCTTTATAATTATAGAATCAATTTAGGTATCATTCACAAAGGTATGGATATGTTCAGTAATGGTAAGCCCAATATTAACAACAAAGTAACTAAAGTCACTTATTGTACTTGATGCTTTCGAAAAGCATTTTTTACAAAAGGTAAAAAAACAATTGCCATGACTCCATAAACTACAATACGCATTAAGATTAAGCTTATAGTTAATCCACCAAATGAATAAGACAAATAAGATGCAAATTCATCAGCTGTCAGTGATTTATAAGGCAATAAATATAGAATACCACTAAATACTCCATTATCAGCTCCCGGCTTCATAAAGAATGAAATAAGTAAAATTACTACATCAATTATCAAAACAGTGAAAGGTGTCTTAAGCCTCACTGATAGCATCATTGTAAAAGATACAATGCCAATCATAACTGCATAAGAAACACAAATACATATAAAAGTACATGAAGCAAATGTAACTGGATAAGGTATTATTGTATTATGAATTTGCATAGGTAAATTCCAGCCTTCAATACCAAAACTCAAAAGTGGTATAGCTACTGCAAAAATAACATTCAAGAAAAATACCATAGTAGCAAATGCAAATGCTGATATTATTTTAGCTGTAATTACTTTTGTCTTTCCATATTTAGAGGCTAAAATAACTGCATCAGCTCCACATTGATATTCTCCAGCAAAGACTGGTGCAATAGTTATACATATAACTAGGAGTGTAAAGATTAATGTTCCCAAATTACTCAGTATTTCGTACCAGCCTTTATAATAACCATATGTATATGGCTCTTGAATTTTAGAGCTTTTATTAAGCCAAAAAGTTTTCTCTTGTGCAGAATAATTTCTATCGCCCTCATTCATATTTAGGAGCGCAGAAATTTTATTGTTTCTAGTTTCATAGAACTTTGAGCCCTCTTGTAAGTTAATATTAAGTAAATTCGAAAGGCCTAAATTCTCATCAGGCTTTTCGTAATTTTGGGATATCATTGAAAAGTATTGAAATTTAGGACTCACATACTTAATATAAACATTCTCTTTAAGAGAAGGCTCTCCAAGTTCAGTTTTTATAATATTTTCAGGCTTGGAAAATAACTTCTGATATTCTTTAATGGCTTTTGTAACTTTTTCTTCTGTTATTGTACTAGAAAAAAATTCTTTTGATTGTTCTTTTTTTAAAGCTATTGCCTTAAATCCTGTGTATTGATTTCCTTTTGTGTCATAGGCTTCAAATTGTATAATAGGCAAGGTAAAAAAGATAATAGTAAGTATTACACTGATTAAAACAGTTATAATATTTATTCTCTTTTTTGCTAACTTCTTAAATTCAAATGTCATTAAACTAAACATAAAATCTCCTTCCTATGCTTCTAATTTAGGAACATGAAAATGATACAAGTATTCTAAAGATGGTGCTACATTAACTACATTGTCCATTGGCTTATTGTACTTGATGTTTACGAAAAGCATTTCTAATAAAAGGTAAAAAAATAATTGTCATAGTTCCATAAACTACAATACGCATTAAGATTAAGCTTATAGTTAGTCCTCCAAATGGATAGGACAAATAATACCTAAACGCACTATCCAGTGATTTGTAAGGCAATAAATATAGAATATGATTAAATAATCCATTATCAGCTCCTTGCTCCATAAATAATGAAACAAACAAAATTATTACATCAATTATCAAAACGGTGAAAGGTGTCTTAAACTTAGCTGATAGCAAAAGAGTAAAGGAGAGCATGCCAAGCATAACTGCATAAGCAGTGGCAATACTTATAAAAGTACCTGAAGCAAATGTAACTGAATAAGGTATTATTATATTCTCAATTTGCATAGGTAAATTCCAGCCTTCAATTCCAAAACTCAAAAGTGGTATAGCTACTACAAAAATAACATTTAATAAAAATACCATGGTAGCAAATGCAAACGCTGCTATTATTTTAGCTGTAATTACTTTTGTCTTTCCATATTTAGATGCTAAAATAATCACATCAACTCTACGTTGATATTCTCCAGCAAAGACTGGTGCAACAGTTATACATATAGCTAGGAGTACAAAGATTAAAGATCCCAAAACACTCAGTATTGAGGACCATCCTTCATAGTAACCATATGTATATGGCTCTTGTATTTTAGAACTTTTATTAAACCAAAAGGTTTTTTCTTGTGCAGAATAATTTCCACCTTCATGATTCATATTTAGGAGTGTGGAAATTTTATTATTTCTAGATTCATAGAACTTTGCTCCATTTTGTAAGTTAATTCTACGTAAGTTCGAATCATCTGAATACTCACCAGGCTTATTGTAATTTTGAGATATCATGTAAAAATAATCGGATTTTGGATAAACATAACGACGGAAGACATTATTTTTAAAATAAGTTTCTCCATTATCAGCTTTTATAATATTTTCAGGCTTGGAAAATAGCCTCTGATATTCTTTAATGTCTTTTGTAATTCGGTCTTCTGTCATTTTAATAGAACGCTCTTTTACATTTTCTTTTTGTAATGCTATTGCCTTAAGCCCTTTATAATCATTGCCTTTTGTGTCAGTGTATTCAAATCTCATAGTAGGCAATGAAAAAATGATAATAGTAGCTATTACACTGACTAAAACGATTATAATATTTGTTCTCTTTTTTGCTAGCTTCTTAAATTCAAATTTTATTAAACTAAACATAACATCACCATCCTATGCTTCTATTTTATATTGAAAATGATATAGGTATAAGTCTTCTAAAGATGGAGCTACATTAATTGCACTATCCATCGGTTTCTTATTACTAACTATTCTCAAGTCTACAGAGTTATCACTATTATGTTGTAGATTTATAATACAATGCTTAGCACAAAATTTATCTGTTTCTGATTTTGATACTGTGCAGTTCCATACACTATTTTCAATTTCTTTTGTTAATCCCTCAACTGAATTTTTTGCAATAATAGTTCCATTTTTCATTATAAGTATTTCATTAGCTATATACTCCACATCAGATACAATATGAGTAGACAAAATTACTATTTTTTCCTTAGAAAAATCTGATATTAAATTACGAAAGCGTACTCTTTCTTTGGGATCAAGACCAGCTGTTGGTTCATCTAAAACTAAAATTTTAGGATCGTTTAGTACCGCCTGTGCAATTCCTAATCTTTGTTTCATTCCACCTGAAAAGGTTCTAATCTTCTTATTTGCAACATCAGAAAGGCTTACCAAGATTAACAACTCTTTAGTCTTATCCTTTGCAAAACCTGGCATTAATCCCTTTAAAGATGCAACATACAACATAAATTCTTTAGCTGTAAAATCTGGATAGTATCCAAAATCTTGCGGAAGATACCCTATTAAATCTCTATACTCTTCCCCCATATCTATATTATTTTTACCATTTAACTTAACTTCCCCTGAAGTTGGCGTTAACACACCACAAATTATTCTCATTAAAGTAGTCTTTCCAGCGCCATTAGCTCCCAAAAGACCATATACACCCTCCTTTAAATCTAAAGAAAGTTTATCTACTGCAATTTTATTTCCATACTGTTTTGTTAATCTTTCTATTGATAAATTCATATAATTTCCTCCTTAATAACCTCATCAAACAAACCTAATCTATTCCACATTGTCTTCATTTCAAGAGCAAAAATAACTGTAGTAATTGCATGCATTATAATCCAGCTTAATATAAAATCCTGTGCATAAATTCCTAAATCATTAAGCCTTCCTAAAAGAAGGATTGTAATTAATAAAGCACTATAAGTGACACAGGCATAATTAAGTTCATTACCATTAAAATACTTCATAAGTTTCATACAACCTATACACACTAAATTAAAAGGTACAAGGGTATACATAATAACTCTAAGTATACTTATATTCATTAAGTTACCTGCAAATATCATCATAATGATTAATGCAATACAATCTGTTATACCCAATATAAGCATTTTTGTAACTAAAACCTTTTTCAATGAATTCTTTGTGGAAAATTCAATTTCCAACATGCTTTTATTGTAAACCCTTGATATTTCATCAACATTAACAATGAGTAGGAGAGGAGCTAAAATTGATATTAAAGAAAAAGTTCTAAAGTTTAAAGAGTCCTGAGCTCTTATA
Encoded here:
- a CDS encoding ABC transporter ATP-binding protein, translated to MNLSIERLTKQYGNKIAVDKLSLDLKEGVYGLLGANGAGKTTLMRIICGVLTPTSGEVKLNGKNNIDMGEEYRDLIGYLPQDFGYYPDFTAKEFMLYVASLKGLMPGFAKDKTKELLILVSLSDVANKKIRTFSGGMKQRLGIAQAVLNDPKILVLDEPTAGLDPKERVRFRNLISDFSKEKIVILSTHIVSDVEYIANEILIMKNGTIIAKNSVEGLTKEIENSVWNCTVSKSETDKFCAKHCIINLQHNSDNSVDLRIVSNKKPMDSAINVAPSLEDLYLYHFQYKIEA